The genomic interval TTACATATtaacatttacaaaacaaagtatgtttaacaagaaaaaaaacccatccGTACAAGTACTGTGGAGTATCCCTTCAGCTTGTGGTCTGAATGTGTGCCAGCGGGATTTTTAATGCTAGTTTACCATGATACGGTCAGGACAGTAGAAATGGACAACTACACAGTAAAGACTGAGGAAGCTCAGCTCCCTAAAATACCTTTTGTTGTTTCGTTCAGTGGCTCCCAACATTGGACCATAAACTCTCCTGAGAAAAGCAGATGGTGATCATGAGGCTTGAAGAATGTCATTTTAATGGTTCTCTTCTAAGAGCGTGCaccaaaaaagaaaagttgGACCTTTAGTAAGGATCTGTCTACTTTCTCCTCTGTAAATGTCATCAACACAGGGAAATCAGGGAGCTGAGTGCTACACAACATGAGAAAAATCCTACATCAGGTTAACCACGACGGCAGGAACCGACAACATCTCCAAAACACACAATCTGCACCAATGACATTGAGAAAACACATCATAACGAGGACAATGCATTCTTCTTGAATTGTTCACTTTGACCGCAACCCGTTGAGGGGTTTGATCCGTCTGCTGAAATCTTTGATCGTAATGGCTAAAGACAAATGTGCATAATAAAGGGTTAAAACTGAAaattcacttaaaaaaaaaaacttgaggtCCTCTTCTTTGGAACGCTCTACGTTCCACATTCACGCAATTCAAAGCCAAACAAAAgaacaccaaacacacacacgcacacacacacctacagcaccGTCCATTCTCAAAAATTCTTCAAAAacttcataaaaaaaaatctctgaGTTCATGGTCCCAATTACCAGCATTGGGTTAGTAAAGTCTGTGTTGAGGTTGAGGAGTCAGCCTCAGTGCAGCAGGGAAAGGCCTAATAAGACGGGGATGACGGTGAAGAAGAGTGACCGGGAGACCAGCTGTGCCGCTGAACTGCCGACGCTCCTCTGGACGTTTGGCTCCATTGCAGCAGGGTCATCTAAGGAAAGGAAGGGTTGATGAGTCAGTTTCAGGTTTCACTACGGAGACGCGGACAACACACCCAGCAGTTCGCCTGCTCTGACTGTTCTGACCATCTGTCTGGTGCTTTAGAAGAATCCTCACCTGCTGGGAGCCGGTTGGAGGGATTGTGGACTCCTCCGGCAACGTGAAACTTCAGGTCTCCCGCATCCGAGCTTTTCCCCGTGTCTTCAGCCTTGGGCTTGTCTGACTGAGGATTTCCAGGGGTTTTGCGCCCGACTACATCCACTCTCAGCCTCAGGCAGTCCTGGCCGTGGTGATGCATCGGCTTAGCTGCGGAAGGTCATAAAATGGGACAAGAttaataaatgaaaccaatCAGGATCAGAATAAAAACCAGTCCGATGACGCTATCGACACTTACAGATATAATAATAGCTCTCTCCCTGCCTGAACTCCTTCCCCAGGGTGAAGGGCGTGAATCGCTGGAACTTCTCCGAGAACTTTTCGGGGGCGTGGGGCGCGAAGGGCCTGGAGCACTCCCAGCGGAGCTGGTCGAAGGAGTGGGGCTTGCACACCTCGTagtcctccttctccaccatgTAGAGGACGTAGCGCTCGGCCGCGTGCAGCGGCACCTCGCCGTGGGCGTAGTGGGGGCAGATGATGTCTAGGTAGTCGTTGATGCGCACGTCCACCGTGTACTCGTCCCACAGGAAGCTGCGGAGACGCGGGAAGAAAGGGGAGATTAGCGACCAGCGTCCTCGCCCCGAGTCTCTTGTTCGTGTTGTGAAAGAGAAACCGAACAACAAGTCAGGCCAACACGCCCTGGGACGTCTAACGGTGTGGGATAATTACGCAGAGGCACGCGGCGGCCAAGACAAACACACCCGTACACGCCGGGGCGGAAGCCGCCGGTGCTGACGTGTCCCCAGCACACGAGACAGAATTAGAAAAAGAGCCTGATCAGGTCGGACCTGCTCGCGTTGTTGTTCAGAGCCTCGCTAGCGCCGCCCTGCTGGCGCCGCCCTGCTAGCGCCGCCTTGCTAGCGCCGCCCTGCTAGCGCCGCCCTGCTAGCCTCTCCCTGCTAGCGCCACCCTGCTAGCGTCGCCCTGCTAGCGTTGCCCTGCTAGCCTCTCGCTGCTAGCGCCGCCCTGCTAGCGCCGCCCAGCTAGCGCCGCCCCGCTAGCGCCGCCCAGCTAGCGCCGCCCAGCTAGCGCACCTTCATCTCACCCCTCCCTCGTTTCGCGCCAGCTGGACAGACGTTGGGCGACAGCCCGCCGTCCCCGCGTCCCCCTTTCCCCCCTTTCCCCCTCGCCAGTCTCTTCCACTCCGTTTTTATCTGGACAGCTCCATCTGTCAAGTCGGTTAAGACTGTTTCTCAGCCTCTATCTCATTAGTTTTTCGCCCAGATGTTTGTCTGCTCATCCTCGGCCTAATTTGCTGCCTCTGTGaatctctgtctctcctctaaGGCAGAGGGTGTAGACGCGTGGACTGTCTTTCTCCCTTTTCATCTTCACCCTTCATTTAGTTTTATGGCTCTTTTTCAGCCTTCCTGGCTCCTCTTTGTTCACGTCCTATGCCGAATTTCCCCTCTGGACTCCAGTGAAGCACAGAGAGACGTGCAAAACGAGGATTTAGGATCAGTTCAGTGAATATACAAAAACAGGCTACAGGAAGTTGAGTTAAACTTTTACTTCAGTAGGAATAGCCGCTCAAActaactgtaaataaataactactaCTGAGTGATGAATGGGTTTGTTTTGGCCAGGGGTGAATGAATCAACCCAAACCTGCTTTTGCTATTTTCGGTTTCGGGTGAGGCCGCGTTGCGTGTTTTGCACAAGCCAGTTTGCTACATAACCACAACCTTGAACACTAACGCTAATCTGTAAATTCAGCCTGTGTTTAGAGAGAATTACTGCTTGTGGGCGAGTGTGTAACAGAGAGCGAGAGTGGCTAACAAcacctttgtgtgtctgctggtgtttatgcatgtatgtgtgtgtgtgtgcccttgCATCAAAGCGTGGGACCCCAGACCCCCCCTCTTGTTGTTGTGGCTCCTGTTGGACCCCCCTCACAGACACACCGGCTCCAAACATGGGCCTCTCAcccctccttcctgtctctgtattcctgcctgtgtgtttagTTAGCGCTAACCTACCTGTcaaaacatgctttgttagcggagcggagcggcgctcTAGTCGTGATCCCGGCCTGATCGCCGCCACCATTTACCATCAGCGCCCCCCCTTTGTAGGAGCATGTGCCTCTGCTTGTGTGTACATACATGTGTTTACTAGGGCTAGTGCTTCAGTGAAGGCGAAAAAGGCACATGTGTGTGGACCGCTCTAATCCTTTATGCGCGTCTTCTCTTTGAGTCCTAAACAGAGAGTGGGGGAAAACAAGCTCCTTGGAGTTTTCTAGTGGTGTCCTCTGAAGTGTAGAATAGTGCTGAATTGTATGGGACACACCTTTTTCCCACACTGTGTCCATGCCGGTGGCCTGGTCGACCGCAGCCTCGCCAAAAGCCAACAAAACACAGATTCTGTTGCTAATTTCATTCTAAgctcatgtttttttgttttgttttttaataaagaaaaactCTCCTTTCATCCCTCTCTGCACCTcctcgctccccctcctcctcctcctctcctctattGGTCTGGCTAATTAAAAGCTGTTAGGGGTCTGGGGCCAATGTGTTCgctagaggaggagaggagcttgaaTGAATGGGGTGCAATTATGGCCTTTCTCTCCCTAAAGACGGAGCGgctgaaggctgcagggccCCTCCAACCCCCGCGGAGCTTTCACTGCGGCGCCTGCTGTGGATGTGTGTAACATGAGTGCTAATGTCACCGAGTGCGTTTTCAGTGGTTTCACAGTTGAATTTGTTTATGCTCAGATTggtcttttttttaactttacgCGACCTCAGGTCCGTGACCTGGTTAAGCTGCAGCCCCTTgaaccctcctccctctctgccatTATGTTTTCACCCATCCGGGCTCTTAAAGCTCTCGCATCTGACTGACGGCTCTCGGGAAAGTGAGAGTCGCACTGATGTGATACCTGTGTTGTGTTGCGATGCGCCAGGTGTGCGACTGGTTATAAACCCAGTTTTCAcgctgtgtgttggtgtgtgagcGATTCTCTGAAGACCTTTATTCAGGACGTCTTATGCCCCGAGCTCATGAGCACATCTGTTTATCAAGGCCTGCtggagcctctgtgtgtgtgtgtgtgtgtgtgtgtgtgtgtgtgtgtgtgtgtgtgtgtgtgtgtgtctgctcttcCTGCGTGGGACTGAGGTGTGGGTAAACAGTGAGGGCTGAAGGGGGATGTACTGTCTCCGCTTATCGGCTGCAAACAGGTCATTTCTCACTATGGAGCGACTCTGGCTTTTGCGTCATCgagcacagagtgtgtgtgtgtgtgtgagagagtgtgtgtgttgtgagggTATAAAGTGCTGAACTACCTTCAGCTCAGCTGCCTCTGACAGTAGGCGGGTTGTTTAACACTTAGCAGACTTCCCTCCAGCTTTGAAGTCTCCTCATGTCCTTGCGGCCCTTCGTCTTCCATTTCTGCCCTGCCCTCCGTCCTTCCCGTCCCTCTCCCGTCCTCCCATTTGTCCCCTGAGCTCACACTGGTTTCGGTCGAACCACTGACACAGGAACTCTGTCTTTCACCGTCTCCCCGGGGGACGTGTCAAGCTGGCAGCCCGGGTCGCGGGGTTAAAGTTCAGGGTCGCAAACTCTCACACGCGGCCATCTGAGTCAGCGCCGAGCACCATTTTTACACACAGCTCACGGCCGGAGCGAGTCAGCGCCGCTGAAACATTAAACAGACGTGTCCCCCACCATTTGCTCCGCAGGTAATCAGCAGTAAGTGTGTGCTCGGTGGTATGTGgcagcgggggggaggggggggggtctgtggcTGAGATGCTTCACTGTGTTCTCACAGGCCGGGCTCATCAGATTTCATACTCTCACACACGTTTACTCGAAGGTGTCCACTTAATACCCTATTAATTTGCGGTGCTATGGCAGATTCACACCTCCCTTCACGCAGGCGGAGGAGCTGTCAGTGGTTCTAATGGGCTTAGCTGCTCACTAGCGGGATGTGCCATTAAAGCCAATCTAATATGCACCAAAATCTGCCATCACGCCTCACGCTGTAATTAAGACATTCACGATCTCCTCAGCTTTTGTCGGACGGGAGCTTTGAAGGCGCGTCAACGCTGCTTTTCTCACTCATTCACTTCCAAGcgtctcccctccctccatccatcactgtccgctccctcctccctccgtctgccTCCGCTTTATTCCCCCCAAACAGGCCCAGTCCcccgtcctcatcctccattCTGTGCTGTCTCTTAACGCTGACATAATATACCAGGGGCCTTCATCCAGGCTAATGTCTCAGCACACATTCCTTTCACTGGTTCACCTTTCTGTCACCCTGCACCAAGGCCCCTCTGCCATTCTTTTCACCCCGCTCCCGCCTTTTCGGAGCCTCCCATTCTATCGGCAGTGAATAGACGAGGGCCAAATGGTATCATGCTTGGTTTAATATGTTGGGGGGTCACGGAGAGTTAATTCGCCTGCCTGTGTATATCTGCACAactaagagagagagagagtgaaaagtCCAGTGCGTTTACATAAAATGTCCATTTAGAATAAGTTTAGAATCAGCTGATGCAAAACGTGATGAAACCGACTAGTTGTGGCCAATTCTGTCCCTTAGGGGGCGATAATGAGCTGCCAGTGGACAGCAGGGCTGAGGTATGTCTGAAATGCTATGAATgagatgtacacacacacacacacacacacacacacacacacacacacacacacacacacacacacacacacacacacacacacacacacacacacacacacacacacacacacacacacacacacacacacacacacacacacacacacacgcgataATGAAGGCCTCTCTCTCTAGTGTCAGCAGAGCCGGGGCTGAGAGgcgctctgtcctcctctggtGGAAAACTACTGGGGCAGAAGACAGAGGAAGGTCTGTGAGAAACAGGGGGGCtgctgaggagggggaggaagtcTGGAGCAGAGAtaaggaagcaggaggaagagcaggaagaaaacagaGGTACATGGATACTGGACGAGGGGAGGGGGCTAcaaacctgaaacacacatgAAGTATATACTATGTGCAGTGATTAATGaactctctgcttctctgtgtgatGATGCATGGAGTCATGCTTGCACATTTATAGGTCTATTAGTGCATCTATcagcagagaacacacacaaagcctttGATATTGAATCAACGGGGTTCATAGCAAATTATCTGGAAATGTCCCATGAAGCTTATGATGGATAGTTATGATGATGGGACACTACAGTTTTATTAAGGTAGTTCTACTTGGACTTGGACTTTACATCTGTATCCACTGAGCAAATAGTACtatagatttttaaaaaaagcatagATATATACATATAGAATGACTATATAATAAGGTCAGATGGTCAGATAATAAAGCGTGTGATgcatcacagtgtgtgtgtgtgtgtgtgtgtgtgtgtgtgtgtgtgtgtgtgtgtgtgtgtgtgtgtgtgtgtgtgtgtgtgtgtgtgtcctcgtcATGGTGAGATTACAGCCATGCAGTGCACGTGTTACGGGCTGCTAAATAATGAGTGCAAAGACACCCGGGAGTGGGAATAACAAGTATAAAGCGTGCGAGCCGATTGGTGGAGAGGTGGGTGAGGGGATAGTGACCGGGACCACCTCAAACCCAGGCCTCCAGGCCACATGTACGTGTCGAGACAGGCCCGGCTGcctcagcaacacacacagactgaaatAAACTCAATATTACGTTACACCAAACTCCCCATGAAGATATTCACAGATATCGGGaggacaaaataaacaaacccaGACCGCTCGGGATGGATGGCAGCAGATAGAACGGCTCCGTGGCCCATATCTGGGTGGAAAAGGGAGACGTGCTGGATcagaagcagagagcagaggccGAAGCTGGGAGGAGGGCCAGCTGTTAGCGGGTGGAACAGGAGTGGAGACGGCGCGGGGAACAGACAGGTACAGAAAAACAGCTGACGGGTTGAATATAGTTACAGTGGGGTGGAATGCCGGCCGAGGCTAATATTAACAACCCGCccctctgtttgtgtgagcgTGACTCACACGCGTATCACGGCTACGGTAAAAGCCGCTCCCCGTTCGACGCGAGCACCAGGGCACGCGCGCTCGCAGACCAGACAGCGATCCACGAACAACAAACTCGATCACTTCCTGGTGCGGAGCCGGTTTCGAGGGCAGCGCGGGTTCAAGCGGGCtgcgcgtgcacacacgcaggcagcgACACGCAGCGCGAAAACAAGACCAGACCGGGCTGAGCGGAACGCGCCCCTCCACCTGTCAaatgggaaaacacacacacacgggatcTAACATCCTCAGGCGCTGAAAGAGACGATTAAGCCATTATCCCGGACCGAGTTACTGTAGACAAACCGGGCTCAGCGCCGCCATCTGGCCACGGTCCTCCGCTTAAGACAAATCACTGCTGCTTACAATACAATCAGACCCGGAATCGATTAGCATCAATTATTCAGGGCTGGGTGCCGTCAAAGGCTGCAGATGGATCTGTGCGAGTCCGCGAGCGGGGGACTGATGGATCACCGAggacgagcgagagagagagagagagagagagagagagagagagagagagagagagagagagagagagagagagaaagagagagagaggggggatccagacaaacagacactAGAGGGGAAAACTTGGTAAAAGTGTAAAACCAGTGGCATCTGGAGGTCAAACTGTTGCTGCCTTTGACGCCTGGTACAGATTTCTGCCCGTCACATTCCAAGGAACTCTATTTCCCCCTTCCTCTAAAAGTTGCTGTGTATTTCAAAAACTGAACTGAGATCAGCAGCGTGACAAACAGCTCCATATGGCTGATGCGAGCCACTGTCAGCACCTCTCATCCATCAGAATAGGATTAGTGCTGTGTTGTGATTTGTCTTTTCATTGTGCAACTGAGACTGACTCTTCATTCATTATACCCCCCTCTGTGACGTTTTCTTTTCCCCAGTATTTCACCTGGTCCCGATTTCCTCCCCTCAGTCTGCGATGACTCAGGAGTAAAACTCAGGTGGGTCAGACTTTAGGTACTGAGTCACACACTGAGTAACAAAGAGGCAACAGAGTCTACTCACGAGCGCAAGACTTTCCATTAGATTCCGGCTCTAATTGTTTTCCTCGTTGTGGCGCTCCTTGTTTTAGCCCTGCGCCTGTTGTCATTGTTAAAGGGCAATTAGAGAGTCAGTAGTGTAATGAAGACAGGACTAAAAGGCCATAATGGCTCGGGCCCATGTTCCGTCTCCGCGGTGGGTTTTAATCGACCCGTCTCGGCAGCAGAGAAGCGGGGACCATCCTTCTTTTTCGCCTCGGTTATAAAATAATACCGTCTTTGGAGCGCGGCAGAGCTCAATAAATCGCGCAGCGTTATTGCTCGTCTGTACGAGCTCCATCGATTCCAGTGAGTGGGTCCGGAGAGCACTGCGTTTAACCTCAAGCTAAATAATCAGCATTATGTGACTCGCCCTCTCTGCGGCTCACGCATTA from Betta splendens chromosome 16, fBetSpl5.4, whole genome shotgun sequence carries:
- the efna1b gene encoding ephrin-A1b, coding for MDLVCVACLVLSVGAWFATADRHSVYWNSSNPNFLWDEYTVDVRINDYLDIICPHYAHGEVPLHAAERYVLYMVEKEDYEVCKPHSFDQLRWECSRPFAPHAPEKFSEKFQRFTPFTLGKEFRQGESYYYISKPMHHHGQDCLRLRVDVVGRKTPGNPQSDKPKAEDTGKSSDAGDLKFHVAGGVHNPSNRLPADDPAAMEPNVQRSVGSSAAQLVSRSLFFTVIPVLLGLSLLH